TACCGACTTCATTTCATCAATTATATCGTGGCTATGAAAGAACGATATTTCTGTTCGAGGAGAATCCTATGTGAAAGTTTCACGGTTATACTCCGGTCGAGGGCAAAATTGTGGACCTTTTATTTCCaggataaatttgaataatgtgagttgaaaaaaatgaatgcaaGCACCACAATTGCCACTCTTGGTAATATATGGACGTTCTATCAAACAAATCCAGTGGGGGAGACTGCAGAAGAATACTCCTCGAATTTCCTGCGTTCACTTTCGTCAGACGAGGCGACGTTGAAACTCCCCGCTTCGGAAATTACATTCAAACTTCCGAACGAAGAGCGTCTGGCAGTTTGCAGCTTCAGTCAATTATACATCAAGTCTACACGCCTGAGAAACCTGTTTCATTCTgagatataatttaatatggAAAACGGTATTAAATGTATAGAGATGGATCACTTTCGTTACGATTATAATTGCGTATcaatttagaaataaaaaataaggatTCTAGGACGATGCATTTCAATTCGATAATAAACTTACTGCACACGAGCAGCTTAATCGGTACGTAATAATCAGCGTTTGCTTAacggattttcatttttttttctttacgtttTCTTGTTCGTACTTGAAGAGCATTGTGTCCTGCTGATGGAACCCTCGCGAATGGAAAAATGAATACGGAGGTACCAGGAGTCCTTTGACTTGATACATGCAAGGAGGGTGAGTATAAATGATGAGTCCGAGACGCGCATGATCCGTGAGATCAGGCTTCCTTTTCGAGCCTGATCATCTCGAGGACGCCGTTTCTCATTTCTACCAGAGCTTCGTACTCAGTCAATCCCATCCTCCGCTTGTTGCTGACGTCGTATATGCCGCCTTCCCCCTCGCAGTGTTCGCCTCTGGTTCCCCTTACCTGGAGGTTGTACATTCCCGCGATTTCCTCAAACCGGCCAAGGTTCGCCGACAACTTTGGCAACTTCACGTGCACCGAAGCTCGCACCGCGCTTCCCAAATTCGTTGGGCAGAAGTTGAGGTACCCAATCCTCTCGTTTCGACTGAACTTCAGATTTCGCTCAAGCGCCGTAACAGCTCGTACTAACCTGGCGTACACTTCTCCCAAATCGCCCCCTTCCTGCATCGAGATTATTCGCAGGTGGTCCTCCTCGTTGCACCAAACCAGAAAAGTCTTCGACTGGTTCAAGTATATTCCCCGACCTGAGGAAGACCAATGTTCAAGTCACTTTAAACTTGTTCACAAGCCTCAATCACAATTCTAGTGAAAAAATCTCTACACGGAAACTTTACCAGGTCTCTTCTCGAGATAGGGACTACCGTTTGACCAATCAAAGGCGGCATAACGACAgcacgtgaaaattttcacttataATTAGTAGAAAGTCAATAGTATGGCTATGAGAGTTTTGGACACAGATTCCTACTACCGATACTTACCGACATCTTATCTAGACTCAAACCCTTCTAAGCGATCACGTCATGGGATAGTTGTCGATAAGTGCCGGTAGTAGGAATCTGTACCCAGAACTCTCATAGCTATACTATTAAAGTCGGCTATGTCAATATATAATAGTCGTAGAAGCTGTAACAACCCTATATTCACAGATATATTCACTAACGTCTAGATGAAGACAAAGTGAAAGCAAATACTGTAGATATCATATAGATCGCACTATCATTTGATGTAATAGGCTCAACAAAATCTAGCAATCATCGAAGTTTCTTAACTTGTCTCGACAACTTTTCGACGATGATAAACCAATTGCATAATTGTACTGTTGACTGTAAATTTACAACCTAGCGAACTTTGGTGAACATTTGGTTGACATGTAATCAACTATTGGCTACAAATACGCCATTTTCATCAGTATCCGATTAATTGACTTCAGTTTCTGCGACCAATAAGTCGGATGTGAGACGACTGTGTATAACATGAGTTGTGTCAGTCGTAAATACGGCTGAACTACTATTCAAAGGCTTCTTAACCGATAAAAATGAGTCGTTTACTGTACAgatgtacattatacatccGGGGTTCAGCCGCTGATCTATTCCGAAGACTGGAGCTGCCGTCGTTTCCGTTCATAATGGTTATTCTCGCGTAATCACTGCAGAATAGACGTTCGCGCAGCAGAAGCAAATTAACGTCGAGTCTATTCCCGCCCCGGCCTGACAGCAGAGTTAAAACTGTTCCGACGAACTCGCGAGTTAttagatatacatgtataaaagaCTTGAGCATGCCTCACCCGTTGGCCAGTATTTACAGGCCTCGGCCGACTGCAGGAATCGATCGCCTTCCTTGAAGAGGAAATGATCGTCGATTAACTTCTTCTGCACGTCCTTCTCCATTCCTACCAACGGGTAATACTGCCCCTTCAAGTCATCTTCCAATTTACCGAAAGCATCCGTCACCTTCGAATGAGCGTTTAACGTAAAATCAGGCTAAGCAGTCCCGAACCTTTTCACTGGAGCACTATTTATTTACGGTAATAAAGACACGAACAGTCCTCAAAACCGTAACGAGAAACGAATTATTCAGCGTATCAACACTTCTGTTCGGCTCGAGTGTCCTCTCAGCAGTAGGTATACTTCGGATTTCTATTATTCTTGGTCAAACTTGTCAGAGCCCAAGTTTTAGACAGCACTTAGAGATACAATGTGAATAATTGGATACTGGAGAGTTTatccaaatatttttcgcaTACCTTATTTTCAATCTCGTAGTAATGAGTCTCGCTCATGCTGGGATTGAATGGATAGCCGGCGAGGGATCGGCCGGTGCGTACCCTGGTCGATATCACATAGTTTCCCGAAGGATCCAAGTTCCCCATGTCGGCGGGCTTTCCCCAGTCTGGAAGGGGGTGGATGTCGTCCGGACCGAAGCCCCCGTGGTAATCCTCAATTATTGGATCGAACAATTCGGCGAACACGGTATACGCTTCGGGATCGGGAGCGTAGATCCCGATTCCAGAGTCCAAATTTTCTACGCCGGACTGAATTACGTGCAGGAGGGTCGATCCGTAGGATGTTTTGCGCTTTTTAAGTTTATCAAACACGTCGCGTGTCAAATATTTCTTGAGGAGCGACGGGCTGTCGCTGttctttaataatttataacccTCCTCCAGCTTCCGTAGTATTTCTGGATCGACATTAGACGCCGCTGACTTTTGTCGGCACGAGCATAATCGTTTGTCgcacatttttattcaaatttatcgtGTTAATTTTTAATCCTTGCTGTATAAAATCAGCATTGTTTTCTAAAAGGTTTCGGTCACAAATgtcgtttcaaatttactaTCCattatcgataaaatttgaaaatcgccaTAGCTTCGATCGAGTAGCACCAAGACTGCAGGGTGAAGAATGACCGGCTCGCCGAAAATTTCACCCCATTGGTTATTTGTGCCTTCTTGAAAATGATTATACTCTTGAAATGAAGCTGAATTTCCGCAACCATTATGCGAACCCCTAATGGTACGTTACTAATGGACGAATGAATGAAAGTTGAAAGATTGCGTGCGCAGTAAAAACCGCGAGTGGAATTATCCGTATAGGTATATGGACAATTGAAGTGTTGCGTTTTGGCATTCGTCGTGAAAAAGAATATATCGTGTGAATTCACGAGCGATAGGTAAAAATTAGTAAGTGATTAACGAGTAAAAGTGATCGGGAAAATGGATGCGACAGGGATTACGTTTTGCTACTCGTCACCGTACAGCTTGGATTCTCTGGTAAAATTGGCGCAATATGTAATAaagaaagataagaaaaaaaaaaaaaccacacgtcacagaaaaaataaacagtgTGATTATATCAGTATAGGCAGATGTGCGATCTAATAAATGCCGCGGAAAATAACCGTGTTTAGAAAACTCGTGTCCATTTCCCGtatcagataaaaaaaagcgCGTTATCTTTCCTTAACGAAGGTTAACGGCGGCCCATGGCCATTGCCACCATGGGTTAAGGGTTCGTGTTAATCTCGATTTACAACTCGAGCTTTCGTCGTTAGTTTTAATCTTCTAATATGAATAGATAAATGCGAATAACCGTGTCGGGCGGGTTGGCATAATATTATCTCAGTAGTGATCTGGGGAGTGTGAACACTGTAAAAATACACCCGTTAGCGTAATAAACCTGTCCGATAAATGGCGGTGACAAAAGGGCACGAGGTTTGCTGCAGAAGCCTTCTTGTAAAAGCTCGAAAGACACACGATGGTCACGATGCGACGTGCTTTCGGAGCATTTCGCAATGCAAACACGTTATTTCGGGAAAGGATAAGAATCTTCGAGGGGTTTGGAAAAGGGTCAAGCGTGATTTCCGAAAAAGGGCCTACAACCGTCTTCCAAGAAATCGACGTTCCTCGCTCCGCGTTTTACGACACTCGATAACACAAGGTGTAACACTTACATTCATATTGCTACCCCACGGCAATCACTTTCTCGTGTCGTGACCAAGTAATTCACATCAAGTCGCATTGCGTCACGACTCGACGAAGATTAAATCGAGGCTCCTATGAATTTCAAGCCGAGCCAGTTCATTTCCATGATAACTCCACACCTTTCACACCGTGTCACGATTCAGCGCTTGGCCTTTTCTTCTTAATTCATACAGTTTTGAACGCCCATTCTTGTATTGAATTCACTATTTTCCAGTCATACCAGCTGAAGTCCCGGGACAACGATCTTCGTTATCTTTTTCACCTGGATCCTCCACGTGGAATGATAACATTCCTCATATGCATGTTTGCCGTCCTCTTAATCGCTTCGGCAATGATCGTGAGTActgattttcaaatctgaatAAATGATATTCAAACAAATCGAAACGTCGATGCGAATCCAagaataatttcgaaagaatATGGTGTTTACTACTTTGTTAAGagtttctcgatttttttatttttcctttcgcCTGCTAACGTTGAGTTACAGCTTACGGTCACCCAGTATGCTAATTACTCACGTTTGAAGTGAAACTTTTCGAATGTTTTGGCATCTATTGTGGAGGTACTGGTTCGCCCTAAGTAACGACGCAACTTTATAATTATCAGATAACAGTTACTTTGAATTGAAGTTTACGGCGGAGAAAAGCTCTGCTCTTCCCTTCCCATTCCTTTCCCTTTCCGTTTCCTCTCATCCCCCTCtcctctctatctctcttttcGCCCCCGTCACTCGTTCTCAGTCTATTTCCTCCCACGGATCCGAAGAAAGGGCAGCACGGGCGGAAATAAGTACAGAGACGTTTGGGAATTCGAATTTATTCCATAACGCGCTAATTAGTCATTGTCTACAGAGGTAATAGCTTGATTATACGATAAACTTCACACCGGTCGAAAATCACGAAGTCTGATTAACCGGAGATTTCGGCACGTGCGACTCTCCGTATAACTTCCTGATCTCATGGTTCGGGGCTTTACCGAGAATCTGGAAGTTAGGGGGCGTCGACAATCGCAATGGTTCCTGATACAATAATTGTTTTCAGAGCTTACGTGCGATGCGTAGGAATGAAAATCTTTCCCAAGAGTTGCAAGAGGACACTGGTAATGTCAGTAATTTGgtaaaaataaggaaaaacacaacgagagtaaaaaaaaacccgtGTCTTCATGTTTTGAATGTTGAAACTTTTGCAGAAACTGCCTCGAAAAGAGAGTATATTGGATATCAGGCCAGCTTATAACTGCATTCACAAACACGTTAGTTGTACACTCTGTGTGAATTTGTGGAAAGACTCTTACATAAGGTGTGAATacgtattaaaatattaataaaattgatttcagttgAAGCAAACTGACGTGTTTCAAGAAAAGGCCAAGAGAACGGTACGTTTTAGTTTTACGCTTAGGTAGAATGAACCAAAAACTACAATAAGAATTCTAAACAAATTACTATTGACCATAAGCTGTTCCTCGAATGCTTTCAACAGTTGTGGAAAGAGCGTCTCGAGATTGAAATAATGAACAGCAGAATATCCTGCATCAACAAACTTCTGAGACCAGAGGTAAGCCGATGTTATAAGGGGAGTaattcctttcattttttgttgCTTGTAGAAAACCGTCTTACCCATTGTTATAGTTAATTGAAGACCTTTTCAGTGGAACATATAAGTCAATCGGCTCAGACGTACGTTTTTCTTGCACAGGCGCCGCAGTCTCAATGGCGAAAATCAAGATCGCCAAAAGTTTTTTACCGCGATGGAAACGCAGTAACAGCATGAGGAATGTCTGAACTGAGAAAGTGACATTCTGTGAGCATTATAGGTAATATTCCAAGTATTCTGGTACATTGATATTACACGACgaagattaaaatttttcacccaattAATACGataaagtatttgaaaattcatggaattattttataaGGGTGGTGTAACGCTTGTAcaatgtacgtgtatataaatagTTTGTTGAGCATTATATACACATGAAAAACCTACGCGCactttgcaaattttattgattCATAATGTGTCGCACCATTtcctatttatttttaaatcgtaggtacataaatataactaggttgaagttagtaacggtactgtaataaaacattggagaaaaaatcaccattttttttattttacaacgatTGTTTAAAgaactaagatttcgaaatatgtgtgtttcattttattacggtttactgaatttcagacaattccaaaatcgcgaaataacagCTTTTCTTtagcatgaatcgttacgataacgttacaaacttcattACGATAACATactatgtacatacgtatatgtacatactatatatatgtatttttttgctattttttaaCTATTGACCCATTTCAACAGGGTTTCATAGCTGCATTAGTACTGACTAACTGTCTAATGCACCATGCCTGCCTATCCATCCTACTTTAACCGTTGCCGCGTTTCACTAATTAGGAAGCAGGATGGCTCTGCTTCCGCGATTCCCGGAGTCAATCAACCGTCGAACATCAATAAAAAATGCGATATCAGTCAAGCCGTAAAACCCGCAACATGCACTTCAGAGACACTCGATCGTCCCACTGAAAACCTCTCGATTGTCTACGGCggacaaaaaattaaagttctATGATCATGAGTAGGAATTCTGGTTACagtattttttgttatcagaaaattataaattcatgtGATCGacgagaggagaaaaaagaaaaggtaaaCGTGCAAGCTTAAGTTTATACATACAATCTTTGTGTAAGTAACGGCTGGAGATACTTATCCGAGCGATTATCGAGCCCGTGTTTTTTTCCCTCTACCCTTGTAATGCCGTAGCGAGTAAGTATAATAAAATGGAACAGAAATTGCTGGCGACTGCTTCGCGATGCCTGATAACCTTTCGCATTATTGGAATGTGAAGCTGAAATGGGCTCGCCTTTGGTTAGTGTGAAACGCAGCGATTCTTTTACCTCAAGAACCAACGATACCGGCTTCTTTTATCAACAAACGTACACACAAACGAGTAATTTTGGTGGGCTAAATTCTTGGAAATGAGAACATATTAATCatatatttgatataaaaattatctatATTCTTAGATAAAATGAATTTGGCGTGTAATTTTGGCTCCGACCATTATACGTTCACGATATGGAGGAAaccattgttttttttttttacgaaattcgGTAGGAACATCCCCATTTAGCACAGAATTAAAATGGCCGTCCCTAGGTTAAACGCAATTGCAGTTTTATTTCGGTTCTATAACATAGGAGTT
This is a stretch of genomic DNA from Neodiprion fabricii isolate iyNeoFabr1 chromosome 2, iyNeoFabr1.1, whole genome shotgun sequence. It encodes these proteins:
- the LOC124177018 gene encoding uncharacterized protein LOC124177018, giving the protein MRRNENLSQELQEDTGNKLPRKESILDIRPAYNCIHKHLKQTDVFQEKAKRTLWKERLEIEIMNSRISCINKLLRPEAPQSQWRKSRSPKVFYRDGNAVTA
- the LOC124177013 gene encoding arginine kinase-like, which translates into the protein MCDKRLCSCRQKSAASNVDPEILRKLEEGYKLLKNSDSPSLLKKYLTRDVFDKLKKRKTSYGSTLLHVIQSGVENLDSGIGIYAPDPEAYTVFAELFDPIIEDYHGGFGPDDIHPLPDWGKPADMGNLDPSGNYVISTRVRTGRSLAGYPFNPSMSETHYYEIENKVTDAFGKLEDDLKGQYYPLVGMEKDVQKKLIDDHFLFKEGDRFLQSAEACKYWPTGRGIYLNQSKTFLVWCNEEDHLRIISMQEGGDLGEVYARLVRAVTALERNLKFSRNERIGYLNFCPTNLGSAVRASVHVKLPKLSANLGRFEEIAGMYNLQVHRNRNTPELCVRLNMLPVLRT